GCCGCCCCTAGATTTGCGCGTTAATCTGCTGCGATCGACCCCAGAAGCGGTGCAAACAGCCCTAGCCCAGGCCGGGATTGTTGCTGAGCCGGTGCCGGGTGTGCCCCAAGCCCTGCGCTTGCAGGGTTCTCCCGGCACCATTTCAGAGCTGCCTGGATTTAAGGAAGGCTGGTGGACGGTCCAGGACAGCAGCGCCCAGCTCGTCAGCCAGGTGCTCGACCCGCGGCCCGGCGAGACGGTAATCGATGCCTGCGCGGCTCCGGGGGGCAAGACGACTCACTTGGCAGAACTAATGGGCGATCGCGGGACGATTTGGGCCTGCGATCGCTACCCGTCTCGCCTGCGCAAGGTCACCCAAAATTTGCAGCGCTTGGGGCTCCAGTCGGTACGGCTCCAGGCCGGAGACAGCCGAGACTTGAGTCAGTTTCGCCAGCAGGCCGATCGGGTGCTCGTGGATGCCCCCTGCTCCGGCCTCGGCACCCTCAACCGCCACGCCGATGCGCGCTGGCGCCAAACACCAGACACCGCCCGGGAATTGGCCGCCCTGCAACAGGAAATTTTGGCGGAGGCGGCGACCTGGGTGAAGCCCCAGGGGCATCTGGTGTATGCCACCTGCACCCTCAACCCGCTTGAAAATGAGTCAGTGGTGACGGCCTTTTTGCAGGCCTATCCGGAGTGGGCGATCGCGCCTTTACCCGAGGGCTTGCCGGGGGCGATCGCCCCCGAGGGCTGGCTCAAGCTCTGGCCCCACCTCCACCGAATGGACGGCTTTTTCATCGCGGCCCTCAGGCGCCAGACAGCCCTCTAGCTCCGGCGCGAACCTGCCGATCTGCCCCGCTCACCCAAATAAAAATTGCTGTAAACTTCCCGAGTCAATGGCGAGCGTCTGTACGACAATCGGCTCAGTGGAGCAGTAGACGCGCGCATATGAAAAGCAAGGCAGATACCAAGCAATTGGTCAAAATCTTGATTGGAGCGGCCTGGATCGACGGGCGAATCCAGCCAGAGGAGCGGCAATATCTTCAGCAAATCGTCGCTGAAAAAAATCTCGGTGACGATCCAGAGATTCGGCCCTTGCTGGGCGAGCTGGTGCCTGTAAAACCGGACCAATGTTACGAGTGGATTCGGGAGTATCTGGGCGATCGCCCCAACCCCGAAGACTACCAAAAACTGCTCAGCGCCATCAGCGGACTGATTTACAGCGACGGCACCATTGAAACAGAAGAAGCCAAGCTCCTCACTCGGCTTCAGCTTCTCGATCCCGCAGGTAGTCACGAGCCTGCCCACAGCGCTGTTTTACGGGCGATCCAAAAAATGTACCGATCCTGGCTCACCGAGCAGCGCTAAAGCAGGGCGATCGATGACCCTCAAAGGCGATCGCACCTGTCAAA
This genomic stretch from Geitlerinema sp. PCC 7407 harbors:
- a CDS encoding 16S rRNA (cytosine(967)-C(5))-methyltransferase; this encodes MSSDARQLAFQALRAVQRGGYADVVLDRLLRQADLQPADRRLATELVYGSVRQQRTLDALVDQLGTKRLDQQPPDLRFLMHLGLYQLRYLSQVPAAAAVNTTVEIAKHNRLGRLAAVVNGMLRQYLRLAAQGDPLQLPADPLERLAVQYSYPTWILEVWRQQLDDAGVEQLCQALNQPPPLDLRVNLLRSTPEAVQTALAQAGIVAEPVPGVPQALRLQGSPGTISELPGFKEGWWTVQDSSAQLVSQVLDPRPGETVIDACAAPGGKTTHLAELMGDRGTIWACDRYPSRLRKVTQNLQRLGLQSVRLQAGDSRDLSQFRQQADRVLVDAPCSGLGTLNRHADARWRQTPDTARELAALQQEILAEAATWVKPQGHLVYATCTLNPLENESVVTAFLQAYPEWAIAPLPEGLPGAIAPEGWLKLWPHLHRMDGFFIAALRRQTAL
- a CDS encoding TerB family tellurite resistance protein; translation: MKSKADTKQLVKILIGAAWIDGRIQPEERQYLQQIVAEKNLGDDPEIRPLLGELVPVKPDQCYEWIREYLGDRPNPEDYQKLLSAISGLIYSDGTIETEEAKLLTRLQLLDPAGSHEPAHSAVLRAIQKMYRSWLTEQR